Genomic DNA from Antennarius striatus isolate MH-2024 chromosome 16, ASM4005453v1, whole genome shotgun sequence:
TACAACCGAGGGCCAGGTTCAAGATCTTGTTGTCCAATGTATTTTACTCACATTCCAAACATGGGTCATAAATCAACAAAATTTAACCTGGAATAAAGAAGAGCATTGAAACACTTTATCATAGCAGCATTGCAAAGAtaagatttacattttcattcacaaaaaaagaatgatatATTAAAGACAcgtttacttttttctttctttcaacaaAACACTGTAAGGCATATTAGTCACTAGTTACATCTGGTTAAGACAAAAACTTTGGTTTAAGTTATGAACAAAAAGAcatgaattaaatatgaaagtaataGCCGGGTGCAGTCTTAACAATGTTTACCCTTCTGCTACAACACAAAGAGAGGTGATCAAGTGTAGTCCATTCCCTCAGGGATCAATACTGTGTCTAATACAAAACAGATCGACAGAGCTCCCATAATAATATCTAATTACACTAACTGTACAGAAACCATTAGCATATCTGTAgtatacccccccccacacacacacacacgcaggacGTTACATGATGGAGCAGGTGAAGCCACAGCAGTCTTTCAGCAGTGCAAGTCCGGTTTTAGTGATGAACGGCGGTGACTGGCGCTGGGATCTGGACGGCAGCTTTTGATCTCGCAAAGCACCTGATTTAAAAGAAGACATGGACTTAAAGTTTATTCAACAGAGTATGTTCACACTCTGTCGCCGTCGACACCTGCATGTAAAGGAAGAATAATGAACGCGCTTCCTTCTGTCTTGCAGAGAAACAGTTTGCTGGGCTTCATCAAGCGGTAACAAAATGTACCTCATAGCAGCTCTAAAGCTCAGTAATTATCATGTCAGTTTGCTTCTGCCTTCCCTTTTTAGTAAGCGTCAAGATGCGACTAGAAATGCCTTCCCTGGAGGCAAGAAGACAAAGCATTCGTTAGCTATAGCTGTTATAACTACATAACGTATATATTGACAATCTGCAAATGTACCGTGCATCCATCCAAACGTCTTGGCCCTAGCTGACAGGTATGAAAAACAACAGGTATAAGAAtccagaaaacttttttttaaaatactttccattgtGATCTCTACCCCAAAGATTCCCCTTCTgtataaaatatgtgtgtgtgcgtttcagTGAAGATTGTGTGGCAGCCTTGTGGTTCCACTCACCCTTTGCCGTCAATGCCTTGGGAAATTTAGACTGCAAGAAGGCTGccatctctctgtcttcctctttttccctGGGAAGGAGAgtatttgactgtttttatttgaatgtgttttgtggTGAATGTCACAAGACAGAATTTAAGAGAAACCAAAGCAACGGGGTGACCTGATCAAGTACCAGGAGAAGAGATTTAATCAACTATACCTGGAATGAAGTCCTGGTATAATGAAGAAATGAGGGCTTAAATATCTTCCTGAGGCTACTTAGAATGTTAGTACAGTTAATTCAACATTGTcatcaaaaaaaaccccaaaacacacgAGTGActatagatgtgtgtgtgtgtgtgtgtgtgtgtgtgtgtgtgtgtgtgtgtgtgtgtgtgcgcgtgtgtgtgtgcatgtgtgtgtgtgaatagcaGAGAATTTAAAGAAGAATCACTGGATCAATAGCTTCAGAAAGTTTTTGTACCAAATCCATTCTATTAGAATCACATATCTGCTTTAATGAGATTGTTTTTGCTCCTAGAGACGCAACGTCTTGTAAACACATAGCGTTGAAGGACCCGTTCACATGACAACGGATTTTCCTGAAAATTGAAAAGTCAGtcctttgcattttaaaaaagggaCTCCAGCTCAATCAAAACCAGGCGATAGGATGTTGTTTTCATGGTTGTTCTGACTGCATATGTGAATAAGGGTGGAACTGTAACAGACACGCACAACGATGGGCGGTGTCGCCATCTATTTCGGAGGAGTTGCATTTGTCTATTTTCACTGTTACCTTAACTGGGACCTTTTCAAATGATTACAGtacataattttgtttttcagaccCATAAAGTACATCCAGAATTCAAGACGTTAGCCAACTTAGAGTAAAGCTGTTATTGAGGGAAAAAAGCCCTGTAGTCTGCCATCTCTGTGAGAAAAATGGCccaaaatacttaaaaaaaacaaatggcaCAAAGTCCTTTCAGTCCTCTTGATGTAACAATCTCACCTCAGTCTTTCAAACTCCACATCATCCACCAGGAAGTCTCTGGTCTCCACCAGCTTGCTGATCTGTTGCAGCAGCTCGTCctccctcttcctgtcctcctcagACTTGTCCTTTTCTGTCCATCAACATAAACATAGAATTAACTTGTTTGGGCACTGGAATTCTAAATTAA
This window encodes:
- the zgc:171844 gene encoding bMERB domain-containing protein 1 is translated as MDNERKSSKQQGSSGKTDKSAEDVISMADSSFTIEGIEGELCKIERIRDILVRRESKLRYMMDDIQLCREITRLKTELQKLVSVPEKDKSEEDRKREDELLQQISKLVETRDFLVDDVEFERLREKEEDREMAAFLQSKFPKALTAKGALRDQKLPSRSQRQSPPFITKTGLALLKDCCGFTCSIM